The genomic segment ttaatgaagttgaaaataGCAAGATCGTCTGAATATTTTCATGAGAAAATCATTTGTAAATTTATATTGATATcgtcaatatttattattatcatttcGTGTAGAGTGAGATAGGTagacaattttttcataattatttcaTTCTAAGCGATAAGTACCGGTTGCAGAATGCTTGTTACCAAACTGTAACAGTtaataaacacataaaatataattattgaaCATATGGAGATTACATGAACAATTAGTTATGATTGATATCAATTAATTGGTACTTCAAAAACAGTTGCTGATAGGAAGTGTAACATTACAAACGAATGCAGTAATAggtgaaatttaaatttgaatttaattattCGGCATTGGAGAAGCAATCGTCAACAATACGTTTTAAATCCCGGGATATACGGCACAATTATCTAGAAGTCTAATACAATGACGAATATGGTGTTGCAGAATAATTATACTACCGTTAAAAATAATAGTACAGAACTTGTAAACACGACCGCTGCCATGTCACAAACCAAATAAATAGATATAAATTAGATTTCAAAGGTGTAACACAGTTTCGGTACATTACCAAACGTAATCCATGTGATAATTAACGTTCATTAAACATGCTGTCATTAAACCAAACCGCTCGACATGTCGctaaaaatgatatattttccaATTTCCACGACTAAAGGTTCTCAAGATGAACTCTTAATCCGTTTCGATCACAATACACGAAGATGTTTACAACGAATATAACTCGAAAGCTATTTGTACACGTACTTGTTCAATGCGTCAGAATTTGTTCAAGTAATTCTACTCAAATCTAAGCCTTCTTACCTGAACTACAGTTTCCAGTGGTGTATAAGATGAACAGTCCAACCAAAATTTGAAGCCATATTCTTTGAGTCGACATTGTTAATTTATAATATGCAAgtatttttagatttgtaaataatctatttaaaaatgaaagtaattcTTAATTTGATGATTTGTAATAAAGGGAATTTATAGATAAATATTCGGAATCTGACGGTGTCACACAATGTAGTCGATGATTTGTAATAAAGGGAATTTATAGATAAATATTCGGAATCTGACGGTGTCACACAATGTAGTCTGCGTAACAAATATTTATCGAACTTTGACCTTGAAATTTTAAGCTCAATTCTTAAATTAATAGGCATCAACGTTATAGGTGTTTACGTTTAACTATATATAcgagtatatatatgtattaaaacaagcgagttaagggttcaaatattttcatcgtaTGAGTCCTTAAATCAAattaattgaattattattaCATTGCAGCGAAATATATACCTTACCTTCCGTTTGTCTGTAAATAATTGACACTAATATAACTTCAGGTAGGAGGAATAACAAGATAGATACGCAATATTCCATGAAATTATAGAATCAGCGAAAGTAGATATTCCTTCTCGAATAAAATTCACAACTAAATGAAAACGTTATTATAGTATCGGTATATTGGTGTTCATCCGACGTTGTTAATTTGCAAATTCCCTGCTCGATATTTTATGTAATGCtttacaactttttttttcgtgtttatcGTCCAATACCTCACGTTGTAAAAAAAGTATGCTGCTATGATCAACAAATAACCAACCACATACAGCTTTGCATCTCGAATCGCCGCTCGCCTCAGCGTAACTGAGCTAAGTTTATCTTGCGAGTATTTCTTCTGTATTATagaatcaaatataatatattacaaaattctCTCAACGGTTAGTTTCAAGTCACGTCGTGCAACCACGGCACCACCAACCAAACGCATGACTGTCGACGCGGAGCCTGCCTTTTCAATACCCTCGAGATACGCTCTTTTTTCTTTTAGTCGATGATTCAATTTATtcgaaatgcaataaaaaagtGAAGGTAAATGCAAAACGTTACTGCTTATTTGTTGCGCTGATCAAAGTGTTTGAAAATTTCTCATTAGAACTACAGTATATATaagtttaatgacgtcatagtatTTTCTAATAAGGTTATCTACGTAATTAGTGTTACATCACGCAACGAATTATTGGTAAGGAATATTAGgcagtgataaaaaaaaatcctgtTATAAATTTCTTCTAAAAATTAGATTTACATTGTATATCACCAGTTCCACGGATCAAATATATTACAACTATTGTTGACATGAAAGAGCGTTTTTCTTCTTATAAATTGCATtcgtattcaaatttatatacaatTATTACACTCCATGATTAAAAGTACTTTGTCTATGACCCCTGACCGCACCCAGAATTCCGGTTAGAAATTTGAAGTTTTgctttttggaaaaaaaatacaaataatagttttttatttctggTAATAAAAAGGAAATTTACTATCCTAACCACGCAAGGCACTTAGGCGTCTTACTGGTACCGCGCCAATAAGGTTAAACGCGAGGTCATTCGCAGGTACTCAATTATCGAATTTTCCTACAACAATTTATCACTTTCCGTTCTCCGTTTACATTCATAAAATGCCGCAAATCGCTACCCACACATTATTAAATTTCTGACAAAACTTCGAGTTACAACATAAAATTGCTTGAAATCTGATATTGAATTCGTACGTGGGCTATAATGGTCACTCAGATATGAATCATTTAAGATGGTTTTTATCGAAAATTTGCCAACTGCCAACCGTGTGAACTTTGTAAAGAAGATGCATAAATGTAATCTATTAAACACGATATCggaaaacaaattttaagatTTGTTGATATATTTATATCTCGTGTAGttgtattaatttatgtttcaaGCGACGAATTGTGAACACCGCCGCGTATCACTCAAGCTATGAATGTTTTACGCTTTCATTTCCTTTTGTCGTGTGACCATCAATAAAAAACCATGTATATGAAAGGTATTTCCATGGCGGTTTTACCATCTAATATTCATAGGATGTAAATCGGTGTAAATAGTCCGCCAAGAGCGTCACATACATTACGGCCGACTTGCAACCCGGTGCTGAAATATTGAAGTCAATCCGTGGATAGTATATGGactgaagaaattttaaaatgaggAGGTTATCAATTCTCTCGCACGTAATTAAAACCACGGGATCCGTACCCCAAATTTCCAACACATGGAAAAAGCGCTCCATTTCTAACGCTCAGCAGGAAGCGTTAACTGTCGAGTCCATTGGCTAGTGACAACGATAACCAAAGCAACCCCTGCACACGatcattttctatataaaacaaaacGATATTCGTTTAAAGATTATTGTATTCATATCGTTAAAACGTACTTACGTTGgaaattattatacaaaataaagaACTCTGATAGGAACACAAAAAGTTTCACACTCCGCCTGCAATCAACCATTTCGTGAGACATCCGGTGAGAGTAGTGAATAAATTAAAGCAAATAGGCAAAAACCTACCGCcgcaatatattatatatatatacagataagTCTTCAATTGCAAAGTTCGTTTACCTACTAACGAAATGCATACCGCAAAGATAGATTGGAAGATATTCGTATTATGTTTCACAAATTGGTGGGCTACAATCACTAGTTCCCCTGGTACATTAATTTCTGccaaaaatgaaaatgttacTACTCAACACCATAAAACTATTCCGCGCCATGAAATAGCGTGCAAACTTATATCAAACTACACTGATGGATTTGCAGGACAACGTTCTTGGAATTACCTGATAACCAGCGAAATCGTACTTTTTGTGTTCTTGGATTCATATacttatcccgggggagaggaaaacagATAAGGCGGTTTAACCATATGGtgtaccacggcctctcgtccgtgCCAGGTATGGAATTAGCTAGCCAGTTAactgttttcgaaagcatggggTTTAtcgtggaggaagccgtaaccgatcagGGGTTACGTGAAcaaccctacggcggcgaggagtccagcaatcttctcgcccataactatccccgcatggggtGCCAACCCACgcaggtgcggtggcgagcttATTCCTAACGCCCctagcacgatgcgccatacCGCCGAGTATAAGTAGATAGGACTTGTTCTTATCATGGAATCTTACGTTACGTTCTTGTATCGTTTATAGAGATCTACTCTTGACATGGTTTTGTTAAACTGGGTACCTTGCTATTACCGAGTTCATTTCACCGCCTCCAAAGAAATCTTCATCAACCATCGAGAATGATTACCAGGTCCTAATTCATCTCTACCGAAGACGAAAGTGAAACTTGAATAATGTTTCTATAGTGCAATGTATCTATCACCCAGACGTCAAAATTGAATAACACGACTTTATTTAAACAGCGGTTCATTAAATTACAGTAAAATATTGAAGCATGAAAATTGCATAGgcaaaaaaatccaaaaatatcTACAATTAACAAACGGATGAACAAAATGTctacatttgaaaatttttacaattttacatcCTAATTTATCCTCCAGTAATTGGAATAATAAGCCATGCatgaataaaattgataaaaaataattaggaactaaataaaaataactacatCTTCACAATAGCGATGCTCATTGTCAAATACTTTTAAATCTTGAACTTCAAATGTGCAAATAAAccgatttttgaaaatttacataTAGATGTTTGATAAAACTCATGATACGATAACATGATAAGAAAAAACGACGATTTCTATTTCGAATTTTAACCGACGCCATTGAAAGTGACACATTAAATGACGAAAGTATTCATAATAAAGGACACCTGCATGAAAAGGTTGCAAAAAATAGTCGTTCAGGATAAATTTCCTATTTGGCTACTGAAGTTTTGAAAGAAATTGTTCCGGTAGTTATTTGGCGCAACATCAggaataaaaacaatttataaataataaacgaTCCACTGATCTACTTCATGTCCAACGATTCAACTTTTGAATGGATCGATCAATAACAAGCTCAATGTGAGTATTGAAATGTTGAGTAAAAatctatgaaataaaaaaaggtcGAAATGAAATGGCAATCTGCTACGAATAAGTGTAGAATGTATGTCATCATCGTATATGCATCGCTTGTATTCGTGGTGCGTTTTCCACATTCATGGTTTACAGAGCAAACCTGGAAAATAATTTGAGagaatactaaaataaaagcaacatcAAAGCATCAAATCGATTGAAAATGTTGGTTGTGCTCGTAACTGCTTCAGGTAAGACACCAGCATAAAGAATTTAATTGGTGACACAAACACCAATGTTCTACTGCCCTTTAGGTATACCAGTATTTTGGCTTTTCCTGTTGCCCAAGAGGCCGAAAATTCTTGTCAATCAACTTGGACTGTTGTTTGTTGTGATAGAGTTAGTAACAAAGCTATTATGTCTTGATGGCAGTTTTCTCAAGACCCTTGGACAACAAAGGTGAAGCAGATATGATATATCTCATATGCATCAAGAACTACATTTTTTGATACTGCTCAGTGTTCAGTTGTGTGACCAACTCTgaaagaataaaatgaaaacttgCAGCATACCATACATTCTGCATGAGATCATCTCATTGAGGAACTTAATTTCTCTCGTCATCAGGTACTGTGATACGTTCAACTGTTACGTGGCTCTGTGTCGAGGAGGAGCGAGAATGTGGAAATCTTGCCATTATTAAAGCTGGTGTATCTTCGTGGACCAGGAAGCAAAgctaaaaaataaacataattttaaattaggaaataccatataggataagattttcagtctcatgaaaaaaaaagtcaatttcAAGATGATTTTGTTATATTATGAACGAAAGCCCAGACCCAGTTAGCCAATTTTTAGCcaatgtttttgataaatggaaaACATACATCTTGAACTGAAAATCTCAGTCAGTGAAGTCCTACAAAAATTCTGCTTTTGACTTGTTCCAGGTTTTTggtgaaaaacaaaataaagttttaattaaacaatttacATTGATTGTattgcataaaaaatattaaacaaataaaatattacatagaAAAACCCCagaaaacaaaatgatccaaaactatatttatacaatatttctATATTACCCATATTTCCTTATTATTGTTCTTTTGAAGTACATCCTTGATGATATCAATGTGTTCTAATGCAATGTGAAACCTTGCAATATTCAGAGTTATGTTGTCACATTTTGGCACAATTCTTGACAGAAGATGGTTGAATTCACGCAGGTTGATATCTTCTCCAAGACAAAGATCAACTTTTTGAAGCTAGAAGGGACAAAAAAATagactataaatatatattgtgcaCTATTTGGTCACccaagaagtgtgtgtaccaatatgatatggaggtaactaattttgttcgcctactttaatcaagttgtgtaaagggactgaagcttattggcagggggtatattcacttggctaacactgacATTCCCtgaactcgaaatagaactaaaatcggaatgaaattatggcctaactctaagctggtacacacactacactATTTTGTGCCTTTATGACAAAACACACAGAAAACTCAATTATCAACTGGGTTCAAAAGCTGGCCCATCAGTACAAGATTAACTAATAGGATTTAGGTAATTTAGTCACCCAGAAACATGTGAATGACGCTCGTACAAAGATTTATATGGAGAATATTATATCCGGTACTGAAGTTTGGGTGGGATAGGTGGGATATTCTAGTAAAGATAACTTCAATACTTTCACAATAGGTGGTTCTATAGAGCCCTATTTTAagcaaaagcatagaaaaattcattcaaaaaaatcTTCATCATACTTCTTCAGTAATTTCTGCTATTTGTGAAATGATGTACAAGTCACTCGGAGATAACGAAATATCCGGTAGTGATATTATTTTTACAAAGGATTTGACAATATCTTGAACAGACTCTCCACATTCATGCAATGATGCAAGGAGTTCAAAGCGTTGAGGTTGAGTTAATCCCTTTATTTGCAGTTGCTCTGTTAAACTTGATTTTAAGGATGATATAAGATCATTATGGTGCTGTTGtgctgaaataataaaaaaaaacattataagGCTTAAATTTATTATGATACTAGTATATTTTCAGCATGGCGAAGTAATAAATTACCGACCGATAATACAATCCCAGTGCTGAGGAATGGTTTCAGCACAAtcggataaatatgaaaatcctatcctatgatCTATTGAGTTAGAAtaatcaatattgaaaaaaattgtgatttgtGAGACATAATTTTATAGAACTAACTATGTGGGTATTGTCACCTCAACCATGATGTTTGTTGTAGGCTACATAACAAACACAAAAATGACACCGGGGTTATGCGATCAGAGTTTGGCATGGTATTACTGATATTGGAATACGTTTTTCAAATTCCGAGAgttgtatttgaaatatttaattattttgagttTGGAGTTGCAACTTCAGACATATAATGATGATAAACAAAGTGAAAACTTTGGATAGAAAAACAAAGTGAAAATTTTGGACAGAAACACAAAAAGTATCGAGATGACTGTGCCTTCTTAATTAACAAAAGTTGAAGAAGGCTTGCATATGCCAAAGTATTTGTTATCGAAATTGGTTTTCTTAGAGTTTGAAGATGTAACCGGAATCATAATTTCCTTAATCAGAAGGTGAGAGTCAAAATTCTAGTCAAACTGTGATCGAAAGTTGGAGTTGAAAGAGCTATTTTTAGATGTCCGGTCTTAATCGAGTGTGATTACACAGTAATGAATTGTACAACTTAACAACAAATTTTCGTCACATTGTATCAATGAGTATAATAAACTTACATTTAACATAGTAAGCTAAATTTTTCCTTGTTTTCTCATTCAGTAAAAACCCACAAAGAAATTTTCTAACAACAATCCATTCATCTGTATGAAGCTTAGTTGAAAGTAATTCTTTGAATTCCTAGAAAAATAAAAGAGCAATGCCAAAATATATGACATGAAACTGCTTATTGCTATCGCATGTGCTCCCATACTTTGTTCCTTACAGGGCACAAGTTGTTATGATGCAACAAAGAATCATGGCGCCAAAATCAAATGCCGGATGCAAAAGTACTTAGATAAGTTATGAGAGTGGGCATCTTGGCTGTTATTTGAATTAGAAATTTGAACATTTAAAATCATTCATTAAGAAGTAAGTTATAATTGTTCTTTAGCAGTAGTCACATTTTGTATACATGAATAAATTTTTCACATCACATCACATAAAAATCTTTATAAAGTATGCCACATGCGGCCCATGGAAagtatgttgtgcaggcctgtcCTATTCTATCCAGTATTTACCTCCAAACTCAGAGTTGTTGTGGCTGCAGcggcaaaaaaatcaaatataactTGGTTTGAAAAATGGTAGGAAAAATCACAAGGAAATAATCGAAAAATAACACCATGTCTATGCTGTGGTGCCATTGTTATGAAATCTGCCATGTGGATGTCTTCTATTGCATGACTTTTGATCTCTTTATCTCCGAACCTTAAAAATAACAGTCattaaaatgtttagtaataaggcaaattgataaatgaatgattttgttatgaagacaaatattttgtcaaaataattttgtttgaaattcacAAAAACTTGTTAAATATActctagaatttttttttctacaattttccttattaaaagaacaaaaatcTTAAGACTATGCTTATTATTATTTCTActcaattttcaataaaaacataacTTTTCGAAAGAGTATGAATACATTAGTATTTAATagttaaaattctgaaattagaaTCCTTTTTAGATGAGATTCTTAAGATTAAAAATATTAGTGAGACTATATATTTcctaaaactttaaaaatatttttttagcggGAATTTTATTACATATGGTATTATTGCAATAATGAAgatgaaatattcatttttggtTTTCAGATTTTTGGCCCCAAGATATAACCACACTCAAAAAATCGGgattaaatttaaattgaagACCCCTCCAATCAACAAAGATCATAACTTGTGATACTTTATAAATTGAAGTTCACAtttcataataaatataaatagctAAAAGTTGATACTTTGGCCCGTTTTTATCCCCTTGCATAGTATattctcaaaaatatttataggcTAAGCTGATActcaatttaaaaacatttcaaactaACTTTTGGGAAATTGATGTCTCTTATCATACAAAAACACAACTGCAGTACTAGTAACACATATATTTGGCACCAAACTGGATATGTCACCTCATAATGCCACGTTTCATCAAATCAAGTGCCAGTGGTTTGAGTTTCCTTATGCTTTCGATTACATCGTTGGAAGAATGCGAAGATCTGAGGAATAGTTGCATCATTTGTGAGACGAGCAAAACATCAGAGGCGATTTCTTTCTGTTTGTAATGGTTTGCTTCCATTAAAGCAGACAGAGCAAAATACTGGAACAAAACGTCATCAAAAAGTTGAAAAGCCATTGGAAATCGCCTCGcgaataataaattgaattcctctcctaaatataaaacaaataacaatGGAATACATATATGTATTATTACATTCTCATTGATCTGGTAAATAAGGGCAGATCTTTGAGACAAACAAAGCTTGAAATATTCattacaaatgataaaaatgagtGGTGACGTGATGGAAAACCGAAAAGATTTTGGAGCCTCCAAATGAAAGCAACTCCTTTCATATCGTGAGTCGTGTCATATCAATGGCTGTCTGTATAGAGCATTGTATAGATCAtgacaaaatattcatataaaCATAGGCATGCATAGTCAATCCTGAGCTATTTAGCGGCAGAACCGTATAATTGTGCAAAGGCGTTC from the Styela clava chromosome 5, kaStyClav1.hap1.2, whole genome shotgun sequence genome contains:
- the LOC120344596 gene encoding uncharacterized protein LOC120344596 isoform X2, with translation METTENQSIDGENVQDNPGEGQSNMQTDEMPENEENQVLVPDLNQLLRGRFLIAVNHTYNIHYPEELLVDDRAVEYYGQLFVREINKRTLDEIETEITPPIELPSQPVVREIPELIETRYFSGMAGVERNQKYIPDAKYIKHYRREVKGNAITLEDLHFRLLRSECNHVALVGPPGCGKTVLLKIYAKMVLNRQVPALHHIEVVHYVDVSKLYQERNPTTFANMLLERMIVLTDEKIYKYGMKWITENEEKILFIFDGVADVIKNFHYPISRINNQSETTIEVVLQNFIAGYLLPGCRTLISAREWAWKNLKGDSRPQKFVVVKPMTENQKVSVTKSLLPVPGLQGEEFNLLFARRFPMAFQLFDDVLFQYFALSALMEANHYKQKEIASDVLLVSQMMQLFLRSSHSSNDVIESIRKLKPLALDLMKRGIMRFGDKEIKSHAIEDIHMADFITMAPQHRHGVIFRLFPCDFSYHFSNQVIFDFFAAAATTTLSLEEFKELLSTKLHTDEWIVVRKFLCGFLLNEKTRKNLAYYVKSQQHHNDLISSLKSSLTEQLQIKGLTQPQRFELLASLHECGESVQDIVKSFVKIISLPDISLSPSDLYIISQIAEITEELQKVDLCLGEDINLREFNHLLSRIVPKCDNITLNIARFHIALEHIDIIKDVLQKNNNKEIWLCFLVHEDTPALIMARFPHSRSSSTQSHVTVERITVPDDERN